Within Pseudomonas alloputida, the genomic segment GTGGCCCTTTACTCGCGCATGCAGCCCAAGGCAGTCATCACCGGCCTGGGCTTCGAGACAGCCGACCGCTACGGGCGTTACCTGCAAGCAGATTTCGACAAAGTCAGTATTGCCAGCCTGCTGCTGCCTTCGGGCATGAACGGCGACGAAGACTTGAATCAGAAATTCAAGTTGATGGACGACTTCGCCAAGTACCTGGACAAGCAGCGTCGCAAGCGTCGCGAATACATCTATTGCGGCTCGTTCTACGTGGCGCAGCAGAAGCTCGACATCAAGAATTGGCGTGACAGCCAGCAGTCGCCGGGCTTCCTGGCGCCAGAACGCGCCTGGATGGATGCGATCACTGGCGAGATGGGGTATGTCGATGCCTTGCGCGAAGTCAGCCGTGAAGGCGACCAGTACAG encodes:
- a CDS encoding exodeoxyribonuclease III, with the protein product MRIISVNVNGIQAAAERGLLSWLQAQNADVICLQDTRASAFELDDPAFQLDGYFLYACDAEVPAQGGVALYSRMQPKAVITGLGFETADRYGRYLQADFDKVSIASLLLPSGMNGDEDLNQKFKLMDDFAKYLDKQRRKRREYIYCGSFYVAQQKLDIKNWRDSQQSPGFLAPERAWMDAITGEMGYVDALREVSREGDQYSWWPDNEQAEMLNLGYRFDYQILTPGLRRFVRNARLPRQPRFSQHAPLIVDYDWTLTI